The Longimicrobiaceae bacterium region GTCCTGCACATTCCGGCTGTACACACGAGCGCCGGGCTAATATGCGATGAGGCGATGGTCGAGAACGTCCGCCACGGACAGAGTTGACACGCGACGTCCCATAAGGTGCTTACAATGTGGACTGCCCGCCTTTGGCAGATCGGCGATCAGACGGCAGTCAGCGCGTCGGGAGAAAACACGACGTGGGCCTGTCCGCCTAGCGAGAGGAGGTCAGTCGGTTTGACGAGGACAATTCGCGCTCGCCACCGCCCGAAATCGCTTGATAAATCTTTGGTGGAAACCGATCTACGGAGTTGTTCACGCGCCGGCGCCGAAGCACGGATAGCGCTGAAGAGATGGCCTCAGGGATCACGGGGGTTGGAACAATCGTAACACCCAGCAGTGAATTCGTCAATTGTTGCGGGAAGTGGTATGTATGTGCTCCGTCAACGCGTTGCAGCTTCCGCGCAGGAGGTCGGGAGCTGCGCGGCATCCCCCGAACCGTATCGATCCGTCGCACCTGAGGGAGCCTGGAAGCCTTCGTCCTGACTAGCCCAGGCGCTCGGCGATGGACCAGGCGAGGAGGGGGACCATGATCTCGTGATGGCCGGTGATCTGGAAGCCGCGGCCGCCGGTGGAGCGCGTGGGGCGCTCGACCACGTTCACGCGCGGGCGGTAGTGCCGCTGCATGTCCAGGTCGCACGAGGTGAAGGCGCGCGGGCGGCCGTCGTGCAGGTTGCGGGCGACGGTGAGCGCCTTGAGGAACACCTCGGGCATCACCACTGCCGAACCGACGTTGACGACCACGCCACCCTCGTCGAGGCCCACCAGCGCCTCCGCCAGCCTGCGGAAGTCGCGGTGCCCCGTGTCGCCGATGGCCGCTCCGTCCGCCGCCGGGTGCTGGTGGATGATCTCCGCGCCGATGGCGGGGTGCAGCGTGTACTGCACGCCCAGCTGCCGCGACTGGAGAAGCAGCGAGCCCTCCGGGTGCGCGAGGTCGTTGCGCGCGTCCAGGTCGCGAGCCAGCGACTCGCCCATCCCCCAGCCCGCCTCCATGCCCGCCCGGAATGCGCGGTTCATGTCGCGGCCCGTCTCGTCCGCCATCCCGAACGAGCCGTCCGCCAGGCCGGCCTCCACGTCCTCGCTCGTCCCCCCCCAGCGCGCCATCTCGTAATCGTGGATCGCCGCCGATCCGTTCGACGCGAGATGGGTGATGGCGCCCCGCCGCATCAAGTCCACCAGGACGGGGCCGAGGCCCGTCTTCACCACGTGCCCTCCCAGCATCCACAGCACCGTGCGGCGCTGCCGGACCGCGTGGGCGACCGCATCCACAAGCGCCAGGAACGACTCGGCCTGGAGCACGTGCGGCAGCGACGCGAGGAAGGCTGCGAAGGTACGCTCGGACGCGTCTCCTGGCGGCGGGGCGGCGAGCTGGCGGGCTTCCACCTTGTTGGGGCGGCCCGCCACGGGAACGGTGCGGACACGCGAAAGGTCCGCCTCGGGGATCTCTCCCGCGGCGGACCCGGCGTGCGTGGCTTCGTCGTCGGTCACGAAGTCTCTCGGTGTTCCGCCGCGGGGGCGGAGTGGGAATGGCGGCTCAGTGGCCCGGCGTGTACGTCTGGAGCTGCATGGTGAGCGAGCCCACCACGGGAACGCGGCTCTTCACCATCACCACGATGTGGCGCGCGTCGTCGGTGAAGTACACCTCGGCCTGGCCGCCCTGGCCGAAGAGGCCGTTGGTGTGGATGGTGGGGCGCACCACGATGGTCTTGTACGTGCCCGCCGGCACCTTTACCGTCTCGCGCCGCACCACCCGCAGCGTCACGGGGTTGCCGCTCTCGCGGAAGTAGCGGTTGAGCGTGAAGGTGTCGCCCACGCTGAAGGTGAGCGTGCGGGCGTAGAAGAGGAACGACAGGTCGTCCAGCGGCTTGTCGGTCGCCAGCGGCCCCGTCTCGCCGTTCTCGCGGCGCCACGTCCTGCGCTCGGGCGAGAAGTCGTACGAGCGGTTGCGGCGGTAGCGCACCTCGTGGATGTCCTGCTTGAAGCGGCGCGAGAACAGCTCGTCGCGGTCGAACCACGTCTCGTACTTGTCGTCCACGCGCGCCAGCGGCACGCCGCCGTTGATGGTCATGCGGGCGTGCAGCGTGTTGTTGCCGTCCACCACCTCCACGCCCGTCACCTCCAGCGTGCCGCGGCCCACGCTCACGCCGGCCAGCTTCACCTGGTACGTGGACCGCTCGCCGGGCCCGAACGGCAGGGCCGCAGGAACGGTCTGCACGGCCGCCCGGCGCGGGGCCGAGGCGGTTCCGGCACGGGCGGCGGAGAACGTACCCGCGCCCAGGAGCGCCGCCGCGAGCGGGACCAGCCCCGCGGCACGAACGAATCTGCTTGGCATATGTCTAATCTTCCTTCGTATCGGTCTTGTTGGGGGACCTCCGGGGCCTGCGCCCCCGTCCCCTGCTCCGCGGCCGCGGCGCGGCCTCGGTGCCCTGCGTCTCCGCCGCGCCGTCGTCCGACGGAGCATCGGCGGCGGGCGCCTGGGGAGCCTTCGCGGCGGGCGCGGACTTCGCCGGCTGCGGCGCCGGTGCCGATCCCGCAGGCGGAGCCGCCGGGGCCGCCGCTGCGGGGACGGGGGCGCGGCGCGGCGTCACGCGCGCCAGGTCCCACATCTCCCGTACGGTGGCCCACGGCTGGAAGCGTGTGGCCCGCTCGCGGCGGTCGTAGCGCACCGTCACCTCGGCCTCCTCGGCGCGGCGCGCATGGGGAGCTACCGCCAGCAGCAGCTCGGCGTTGGCGGCCCAGCCGCCGCGCGTGAGCAGCGGCTTGTCGCCCCGCTCCTGCAGCGCGCGGCGCAGCACGGAGATGCGGTACGCGCGGAAGCCCGACAGCGGGTCGCGGATCCCCGCCGGCAGCGCCTTGCGCCCCAGCAGCCACGGCAGCCCGCGCCGCGACCAGCGCAGCGCCCGCGTCGTCTCTCCCACCGGCACCGCGTTGGACGCGACTACGTCGGCCCCGCCCTCCATCCGCTTGATCAGCGCGGGGATGTCTTCGGGAGATTCGGTGAAGTCCGCCTGGAGCACCACCGCCACGTCGCGCTTCGGATGTGTCGATCGGGAAGCCGCCTCGCGGAGAAGACGCTCCAGCGCGCCCGCGTAGCCCAGCGTGCGCTCGCTGCGCAGCACGGTGAGCGGCAGCACGCGCGTGTACGGCGCCAGCACCTCCTGCGTCTCATCGCGGGAGCCGTCGTCCAGCACCAGCACGTGGTAGTCGCGGGGGAACTCGGCCATCACGCGCCGGATCTTCCACACCAGGATGCCCACCGTGCGCGCCTCGTCCAGCGCGGGAATGCAGATGTAGATCACGCCTGTCCGTCCGTCGGTTCGGTGTGCGCCGCGGGCGCGGGCTGCGGGGTGATACCGGCCGCGGAGGGGCCGGGTTCCGCCGGGGGCTTCGTCTTCCAGCGGCGATGGAACCAGAAGTACTGCTCCGGCGCCACCCGCACCTGCTCCTCCAGCCGCGCCGCCAGCGCGGCCGTGAGCGTGCGCACGTCGGCCTCCAGGTCCCCGGTCCGCTCCACGGGGACGCGGCGTCCGGAGACGGTGTAGCGCACGTCGGCTCCCGGCAGGCGGCGGGCCACGCAGGCGAACACCGGCGCGTTCAGCTTCAGCGCGAACAGCGCCGGGCCGCGGTGCGTAGAGGCGAGACGGCCGAAGAACGGGACGAACACGCCGGAGCGGCGCGCGTCCTGGTCGCCCACGATGCCCACCACGCCGTTGCGGCGGAGAACTCGCGGAACGCGGCTGGGCGCGTCGGCCTGGTAGATGGTCTCCACGCCCAGCTTGCGGCGCGTCGCGTCCAGCCGCTCGTCGACCAGCCGGTTGCCCTGCCGCCGCACGATGGCGGCGATGGGAACCCCGCGCGACGCCACCGCCGCCGCCGCGATCTCCCAGTTGCCGTAGTGGCCGGTGACCAGGATGCAGCCGCGGCCCCCGGAGAGCGCATCCTCCATCTCTTCCCAGCCGTCCGTCTCCGTGCGCTCCACGATGGCGC contains the following coding sequences:
- a CDS encoding DUF3108 domain-containing protein, giving the protein MPSRFVRAAGLVPLAAALLGAGTFSAARAGTASAPRRAAVQTVPAALPFGPGERSTYQVKLAGVSVGRGTLEVTGVEVVDGNNTLHARMTINGGVPLARVDDKYETWFDRDELFSRRFKQDIHEVRYRRNRSYDFSPERRTWRRENGETGPLATDKPLDDLSFLFYARTLTFSVGDTFTLNRYFRESGNPVTLRVVRRETVKVPAGTYKTIVVRPTIHTNGLFGQGGQAEVYFTDDARHIVVMVKSRVPVVGSLTMQLQTYTPGH
- a CDS encoding glycosyltransferase family 2 protein produces the protein MIYICIPALDEARTVGILVWKIRRVMAEFPRDYHVLVLDDGSRDETQEVLAPYTRVLPLTVLRSERTLGYAGALERLLREAASRSTHPKRDVAVVLQADFTESPEDIPALIKRMEGGADVVASNAVPVGETTRALRWSRRGLPWLLGRKALPAGIRDPLSGFRAYRISVLRRALQERGDKPLLTRGGWAANAELLLAVAPHARRAEEAEVTVRYDRRERATRFQPWATVREMWDLARVTPRRAPVPAAAAPAAPPAGSAPAPQPAKSAPAAKAPQAPAADAPSDDGAAETQGTEAAPRPRSRGRGRRPRRSPNKTDTKED
- a CDS encoding lysophospholipid acyltransferase family protein, with protein sequence MAESRAAKKVEKPVKHTLAHRLEYALARTLETAVSALPERMADRLGGGVGHLVHAPLKIRRATVESNLRLAFPSATEDWIQATADAAYVHLGREAAAILRLSKLDPSAIVERTETDGWEEMEDALSGGRGCILVTGHYGNWEIAAAAVASRGVPIAAIVRRQGNRLVDERLDATRRKLGVETIYQADAPSRVPRVLRRNGVVGIVGDQDARRSGVFVPFFGRLASTHRGPALFALKLNAPVFACVARRLPGADVRYTVSGRRVPVERTGDLEADVRTLTAALAARLEEQVRVAPEQYFWFHRRWKTKPPAEPGPSAAGITPQPAPAAHTEPTDGQA